The Halorubrum sp. BV1 genome contains the following window.
GTCGAGGTGAGGCTGGAACAGGTCGTAGATCGCGCCGCCGCCGAGCACGTAGACGAACTCTGCGGCGGCAGTTCCGCCGGACGCCAGTGACAGCTCCGGCGGCGCGTCGAGGTCGGTGGCGACCGGATCGGCCTCGGCTGCGACCGGATCGGCTTCGGCTGCGACCGGATCGGCTTCGGCTGCGACCGGATCGGCTTCGGCTGCGACCGGATCGGCTTCGAGAGACGATCCGCGACTCCCATCCCCGGCGATGTCGCGAGCAAGTTCGACCGCCTCCTCGACGCCGTTCGCGACGACTGCAGTCGGGACGTCGACCGAGTCGACGCTGCGGCTCACGACGATCTGGCGGCTGCCGGGGAGGTCGTCGCGCATCGAATCGAACGTGCGACGG
Protein-coding sequences here:
- a CDS encoding dihydrofolate reductase, encoding MQLASVAALAENRIIGRAGEVPWPHIEADVRQYRERVADAPVILGRRTFDSMRDDLPGSRQIVVSRSVDSVDVPTAVVANGVEEAVELARDIAGDGSRGSSLEADPVAAEADPVAAEADPVAAEADPVAAEADPVATDLDAPPELSLASGGTAAAEFVYVLGGGAIYDLFQPHLDRMFLSHVDGAYEGDTAYPAWDDDEWAVVGETDYDRFTLREWIRRETEL